A single region of the Corallococcus caeni genome encodes:
- a CDS encoding ATP-binding protein, whose translation MGPEGFRFCGACGAPLTPREPPASALSRPGAPARADRRQLTVLFCDLADSTALSERLDPEELRDVVRAYQAACAEPIERFEGHIAQYLGDGLLVYFGYPEAHEDDARRSLLAALAMLQAMARLNATVMEKQGLRLAVRIGIHTGPVVAGEVGAGVRREHLAVGQTPNVAARLQGLAEPDSIVLSGATYRLARGFFQFEPLGERMLKGISTPVDVYRAVRETGARSRFEVERSQGLSPLVGRRWELDALVGCFEAAREGRGQLVLVEGEAGIGKSRLLHQFEERLAAHAHTLLVCRCAFFYRSSAFHPVVDLLKQVFRWREEDSPERKRALLEERLRRFGLPLEESLPLYADLLGLPLGEAHPPSQLSPRRQNQLTQESLLTLLLEQTRARPVVLVLEDLHWADPSTRELLRLLVDRMRDAPLLLVMTTRPPWDASWNEVPVRLRLTLPGLTDEEVTRFVMGLTGGRTLPPRVLRQVIQKTDGIPLFVEEFTKTLLESGFLQREETAYVLKGPLPAVAIPATLQDALMARLDRHGDLKELAQLCAVLGREFSYSLLASVADLEELELRGKLQRLVEAELLFESTRDGASYLFKHALLQDAAHDSLLKSTRQDFHRRIAQALEARFPRLAEEKPELLAHHHLGAGLTAQAVPWLCKAGQRALALCANQEAITHLEQALGVLEGLPPGPERDEQELAAQLTLGGAWSASRGFSAPQVERSYGRALALCGQLGDSPRHFWGLLGLWNFHHARADLDPALELGHRCLQLAKRLGGHEMLLSAYNAVGSTLYFRGAPAEARGYLQTAVDLDDANRHRPYSTPAGAFGGVSARCDLAATLWHLGLPEEAVAHSRAAILRAQELDSANSLAFAVTFASQLYQSMGDLVQLRHHAEWALSTSRERGYFFQTVALFFLGAATVGEALAHGGADVEARLDEGRARMCEGLDAYRRLGARLSESYLLAQLVALDIARGHLELARAHLEDAFQAATGEGYWLAELHRLTGLLARAEGSAFAEARAVESFGRALDVARSQGNRLFEQRALADLEGARRRGEP comes from the coding sequence GTGGGCCCCGAGGGCTTCCGGTTCTGCGGCGCGTGCGGCGCCCCGCTCACCCCGCGAGAGCCTCCCGCCTCCGCTCTGTCACGGCCTGGAGCGCCCGCTCGCGCGGACCGTCGCCAGCTCACGGTGCTCTTCTGCGACCTGGCAGACTCGACGGCGCTGTCGGAGCGGCTGGACCCCGAGGAGTTGCGAGACGTGGTGCGGGCCTATCAGGCGGCCTGCGCGGAGCCCATCGAGCGCTTCGAGGGGCACATCGCCCAGTACCTGGGAGATGGGCTGCTGGTCTACTTCGGGTACCCGGAGGCGCACGAGGACGATGCCCGTCGCTCCCTGCTCGCGGCGCTCGCGATGCTCCAGGCCATGGCGCGGCTCAATGCGACGGTGATGGAGAAGCAAGGCCTCCGGCTGGCGGTGCGCATCGGGATCCACACCGGGCCGGTGGTCGCGGGCGAGGTTGGCGCGGGCGTTCGCCGGGAGCACCTCGCCGTGGGACAGACTCCCAACGTCGCGGCCCGGTTGCAGGGGTTGGCCGAGCCGGACTCCATCGTGTTGAGCGGGGCGACGTACCGGTTGGCGCGGGGCTTCTTCCAGTTCGAGCCGCTCGGTGAGCGCATGCTCAAGGGCATCTCCACTCCGGTGGACGTCTACCGCGCGGTGCGGGAGACCGGCGCGCGCAGCCGCTTCGAGGTGGAGCGCTCCCAGGGCTTGTCACCCCTCGTGGGACGGCGGTGGGAGCTGGACGCGCTCGTCGGGTGCTTCGAAGCCGCGCGCGAGGGCCGCGGACAGCTCGTCCTCGTGGAGGGGGAGGCGGGCATCGGCAAGTCGCGCCTGCTGCACCAGTTCGAGGAGCGGCTCGCGGCGCACGCCCACACCCTGCTGGTCTGCCGCTGCGCGTTCTTCTACCGCTCCAGCGCCTTCCACCCGGTGGTGGACCTGCTCAAGCAGGTCTTCCGGTGGCGCGAGGAGGACAGCCCCGAGCGCAAGCGGGCGCTGCTCGAGGAGCGGTTGCGTCGCTTCGGCCTCCCCCTGGAGGAGTCCCTGCCGCTCTACGCCGACCTCCTGGGCCTCCCGCTCGGGGAGGCGCACCCTCCCTCGCAGCTGAGCCCGCGAAGGCAGAACCAACTCACGCAGGAGAGCCTGCTGACGCTGCTGCTCGAACAGACCCGGGCGCGGCCGGTGGTCCTCGTGCTGGAGGACCTGCACTGGGCCGACCCCTCCACCCGGGAGCTGCTGCGGCTGCTGGTGGACCGGATGCGCGACGCGCCCCTGCTCCTGGTCATGACCACGCGCCCGCCGTGGGATGCCTCCTGGAACGAGGTGCCCGTCAGGCTCCGGCTGACGCTCCCGGGCCTCACGGACGAAGAGGTGACCCGGTTCGTGATGGGCCTCACCGGCGGACGGACGCTGCCGCCGCGGGTGCTGCGCCAGGTGATCCAGAAGACGGATGGCATCCCGCTCTTCGTGGAGGAGTTCACCAAGACGCTCCTGGAGTCGGGCTTCCTCCAGCGGGAGGAGACGGCCTATGTCCTGAAGGGGCCGTTGCCGGCCGTGGCCATCCCGGCGACGCTCCAGGACGCGCTGATGGCGCGGCTCGACCGGCACGGGGACCTCAAGGAACTGGCGCAGCTCTGCGCCGTCCTCGGACGGGAGTTCAGCTACTCGCTGCTGGCATCGGTCGCGGACCTGGAGGAGCTGGAGCTGCGGGGGAAGCTCCAGCGCCTGGTGGAGGCGGAGCTGCTCTTCGAGAGCACGCGGGACGGCGCGAGCTACCTCTTCAAGCACGCGCTGCTCCAGGACGCGGCCCATGACTCGCTGCTCAAGAGCACGCGCCAGGACTTCCACCGTCGCATCGCGCAGGCGCTGGAGGCCCGCTTCCCGCGGCTCGCGGAGGAGAAGCCGGAGTTGCTCGCGCACCACCACCTGGGCGCGGGCCTCACCGCGCAAGCCGTCCCATGGCTGTGCAAGGCCGGTCAGCGGGCGCTCGCGCTCTGCGCCAACCAGGAGGCCATCACCCACCTGGAGCAGGCGCTCGGGGTGCTGGAGGGGCTGCCTCCAGGGCCCGAAAGGGACGAACAGGAGCTCGCGGCGCAGCTCACCCTGGGCGGAGCCTGGAGCGCCAGCCGGGGCTTCTCTGCGCCCCAGGTGGAGCGCTCCTACGGACGGGCGCTCGCGCTCTGCGGACAGTTGGGGGACTCCCCCCGGCACTTCTGGGGGCTGCTGGGGCTGTGGAACTTCCACCACGCGCGAGCCGATCTCGACCCGGCGCTCGAGCTGGGACACCGCTGCCTCCAACTGGCGAAGCGCCTGGGAGGGCATGAAATGCTCCTCTCCGCGTACAACGCCGTCGGCTCCACGTTGTACTTCCGCGGCGCGCCCGCCGAGGCGCGCGGATACCTCCAGACGGCGGTGGACCTCGACGACGCGAACCGCCACCGTCCGTACTCCACCCCGGCGGGCGCCTTCGGCGGCGTGAGTGCCCGCTGCGATCTGGCGGCCACGCTCTGGCACCTCGGCCTGCCGGAGGAAGCGGTGGCGCACAGCCGCGCGGCCATCCTCCGCGCGCAGGAACTCGACAGCGCCAACAGCCTGGCCTTCGCGGTCACCTTCGCGTCCCAGCTGTACCAGTCCATGGGGGACCTGGTGCAGCTGCGCCATCACGCCGAGTGGGCCCTGAGCACCTCAAGGGAGCGGGGCTACTTCTTCCAGACGGTAGCCCTCTTCTTCCTTGGCGCGGCGACGGTGGGCGAGGCCCTGGCGCACGGAGGAGCGGACGTCGAGGCGCGGTTGGACGAGGGGCGGGCGCGCATGTGCGAAGGACTCGACGCGTACCGGAGGCTGGGGGCCCGGCTGTCCGAGTCGTACCTCCTGGCGCAGCTCGTGGCGCTCGACATCGCCCGCGGGCACCTGGAGCTGGCGAGGGCGCACCTCGAGGACGCCTTCCAGGCGGCGACGGGTGAGGGGTACTGGCTGGCGGAGCTCCACCGGCTCACCGGCCTGCTGGCGCGCGCGGAAGGGAGCGCCTTCGCGGAGGCGCGGGCAGTGGAGTCCTTCGGGAGGGCCCTCGACGTCGCGAGGAGCCAGGGGAACCGGTTGTTCGAACAGCGGGCGCTGGCGGACCTGGAAGGGGCGCGGCGCCGCGGCGAGCCCTGA
- a CDS encoding HEAT repeat domain-containing protein, giving the protein MDSPPEADLSTDELFARSLEGGEEDAGAWRAIWQLHRRGGEDVFQRAAAWLQSASPKERGRGANILAQLEFQSRSPERVARFTDALLPVLAMEEDAAVLEAMAAALGHLGDPRAVPALLPLKDHPDPHVRFGVVMGLSQHRDAQAIQTLIQLSRDPDDVVRDWATFTLGSQAREVDTPELREALMDRLSEPHVKIRGEALLGLALRKDPRVLGPLRRALEEPEVTTLAVEAAQALEDVSLLPMLLAQREAFDAEDDDPEFLPVLHEAIHVLESLSR; this is encoded by the coding sequence ATGGACTCCCCGCCCGAGGCCGACCTCTCCACCGATGAATTGTTCGCGCGCTCGCTCGAGGGCGGCGAGGAGGACGCGGGCGCGTGGCGCGCCATCTGGCAACTGCACCGCCGCGGCGGGGAGGACGTCTTCCAGCGGGCCGCGGCCTGGCTCCAGTCCGCCTCCCCGAAGGAGCGGGGACGCGGCGCGAACATCCTGGCCCAACTGGAGTTCCAGAGCCGCTCCCCGGAGCGCGTGGCCCGCTTCACGGACGCGCTCCTGCCGGTGCTCGCGATGGAAGAGGATGCCGCCGTGCTGGAGGCGATGGCCGCCGCCCTGGGCCACCTGGGCGATCCCCGCGCCGTGCCCGCGCTCCTTCCGCTGAAGGACCACCCGGACCCCCACGTCCGCTTCGGCGTCGTCATGGGGCTGTCACAGCACCGGGACGCCCAGGCAATCCAGACGCTGATCCAGCTCTCCCGCGACCCCGACGACGTCGTGCGCGACTGGGCCACGTTCACGCTCGGCAGTCAGGCGCGGGAGGTGGACACACCGGAGCTGCGCGAGGCGCTGATGGACCGGCTCTCCGAGCCCCACGTCAAGATTCGCGGGGAGGCGCTCCTGGGGCTGGCCTTGCGCAAGGACCCGCGCGTCCTCGGACCACTGCGGCGCGCGCTGGAGGAGCCCGAGGTCACCACGCTGGCCGTGGAGGCGGCCCAGGCGCTGGAGGATGTCTCACTGCTGCCGATGCTCCTGGCGCAACGGGAGGCCTTCGACGCGGAGGACGATGACCCTGAATTCCTCCCGGTCCTCCACGAGGCCATCCACGTCCTGGAGTCCCTGTCGCGGTGA
- a CDS encoding CBM96 family carbohydrate-binding protein yields the protein MDWKRAWSGRWAVGLLALVLLTHCGGDVAQERVEAPPMESRDTALRPAVTGELDAALPPECLPRLETFEFNGEPEADAYVSRDAPDQGFGGEPVLRVDGSPRLESYLRFGVRTDGMRVRNATLELTALDSTSSGPRVYRTSDDWSEDVTWNTRPSLMGRPLDDVGRIRAGARVPFDVTKAVTSEGTHSFGLIPQSSHGVDFSSREVSTPELRPNLRVTVETSLFCSYRGSGGGQTKWKRQYGGPDTDRLVALATLPEGGFITVGRFGDAVFPEAEEGLAFARYTGKGRLLWTRVVATEDVRATAMALTPSGDIFVVGLYEGSPDLGAGSLPPVPEETGRQGLFLARFSPTGVAVWSRGFIATDDSGAPQPVSASAVAVDADGNAVITGDFQGRMDLGGGALSSGPVTDPSQPPPRGGFLARYFPGGQNRWSRAFEGDGSAPTAGGSAVALDEGDNLLVGGRTSPLTDLGNGPVGEFAPFIAKYTPEGQLLWTRLLSGALGSITSVSAQGPDRVVFAAGLAGTFTFAGQTFSGLPFLVEGFFGALTRTGADVWIRDLGASARPQELAVSPDGALTLLGRGFGEFDVGGGPLGVDERILVMPFVARYSPEGEHRWSRAFAAGFAPHLGLPPGGVLLGGDFGPRPIEVDGRVFTSRGPRDLLFLELTSSPEDGTVCPARSSLELRALPSELICYPYQSSPEESRPFRYELRNTGAVTLYGAQLSSPRFGRACLYEDGRLRFTDDPLNGLPLPPVVTCQFNLGPGERLTVGATELSAPRPGEDVLCNTVTATASDACGKVRTDSTTALSQMYGWADSPGECAAASPHPRCPCSDGMTPREP from the coding sequence ATGGATTGGAAGCGGGCGTGGAGTGGGCGTTGGGCCGTGGGGCTGCTGGCGCTGGTCTTGCTGACCCACTGTGGCGGTGACGTGGCGCAGGAGCGCGTCGAAGCGCCGCCCATGGAGAGCCGCGACACGGCGTTGCGGCCCGCCGTCACCGGGGAGCTTGATGCGGCACTGCCGCCCGAGTGCCTGCCGCGTCTGGAGACCTTCGAGTTCAACGGCGAGCCCGAGGCGGACGCGTATGTTTCACGGGACGCGCCGGACCAGGGCTTCGGCGGCGAGCCCGTGCTGCGGGTGGACGGTTCGCCCCGGCTGGAGTCCTACCTCCGATTCGGCGTCCGCACTGATGGCATGCGCGTGCGGAATGCGACGCTGGAGCTCACCGCCCTGGACTCGACGTCGAGCGGGCCGCGGGTCTACCGCACCTCCGACGACTGGAGCGAGGACGTCACCTGGAACACACGGCCGAGCCTCATGGGGCGCCCCCTGGATGACGTGGGGCGCATCCGCGCCGGCGCGCGCGTCCCCTTCGATGTGACGAAGGCGGTGACCTCCGAGGGCACCCACAGCTTCGGCCTCATCCCCCAGTCGAGCCATGGCGTGGACTTCTCTTCGCGGGAGGTGAGCACGCCCGAGCTGCGTCCCAACCTGCGCGTCACCGTGGAGACGTCCCTCTTTTGTTCCTACCGCGGCTCGGGAGGCGGGCAGACGAAGTGGAAGCGGCAGTACGGGGGCCCGGACACCGACCGGCTCGTGGCCCTGGCCACCCTGCCGGAGGGCGGCTTCATCACGGTGGGCCGCTTCGGAGACGCCGTCTTTCCGGAAGCGGAGGAGGGCCTCGCGTTCGCGCGCTACACCGGAAAGGGCCGGCTCCTCTGGACGCGCGTGGTGGCCACCGAGGATGTCCGCGCGACGGCCATGGCGCTCACCCCCTCGGGCGACATCTTCGTGGTGGGCCTCTACGAGGGCTCGCCGGATCTGGGCGCGGGCAGCCTGCCCCCCGTGCCCGAGGAGACGGGGAGGCAGGGCCTCTTCCTCGCCCGGTTCTCGCCCACCGGAGTGGCGGTGTGGAGCCGGGGCTTCATCGCCACGGACGACAGCGGCGCCCCCCAGCCGGTGTCTGCCTCGGCCGTGGCGGTAGACGCCGATGGCAACGCCGTCATCACCGGCGACTTCCAGGGGCGGATGGACCTGGGCGGGGGCGCGCTGTCCTCGGGCCCGGTGACGGACCCGAGCCAGCCACCCCCCAGGGGCGGCTTCCTGGCGAGGTACTTCCCGGGCGGCCAGAACCGCTGGTCGCGGGCCTTCGAGGGCGATGGCTCCGCCCCGACGGCCGGTGGCTCCGCGGTGGCCTTGGACGAAGGCGACAACCTCCTCGTCGGGGGCCGGACGAGCCCCCTGACGGACCTCGGGAATGGGCCGGTCGGCGAGTTCGCCCCCTTCATCGCGAAGTACACCCCCGAGGGGCAGCTGCTGTGGACGCGGCTGCTCAGCGGAGCCTTGGGGAGCATCACCTCGGTGAGCGCCCAGGGCCCGGACCGGGTCGTCTTCGCCGCCGGGCTCGCGGGCACCTTCACCTTCGCGGGTCAGACCTTCTCCGGGCTGCCGTTCCTGGTCGAGGGCTTCTTCGGCGCGCTCACCCGCACGGGAGCGGACGTGTGGATTCGGGACCTGGGGGCGAGCGCGAGGCCGCAAGAGCTCGCCGTGAGCCCGGACGGAGCGCTCACCCTGCTGGGCCGGGGCTTCGGCGAGTTCGATGTCGGCGGGGGCCCGCTTGGCGTCGACGAGAGGATCCTCGTGATGCCCTTCGTGGCGCGCTACTCGCCGGAGGGCGAGCACCGCTGGTCCCGCGCCTTCGCCGCGGGGTTCGCCCCGCACCTGGGGCTGCCGCCGGGAGGGGTGCTGCTGGGCGGCGACTTCGGCCCCCGGCCCATCGAAGTGGATGGGCGCGTCTTCACGTCCAGGGGCCCGCGCGACCTGCTCTTCCTGGAGCTCACCTCCTCGCCGGAAGACGGCACCGTCTGCCCGGCCCGGTCCTCGCTGGAGCTGCGGGCGCTGCCTTCGGAGCTGATCTGCTATCCGTACCAGAGCAGCCCCGAGGAGAGCCGCCCCTTCCGCTACGAGCTGCGCAACACCGGCGCGGTGACACTCTACGGCGCGCAGCTCTCCTCGCCGCGCTTCGGCCGCGCCTGCCTTTATGAAGACGGACGGCTGCGGTTCACCGACGATCCCCTCAACGGGTTGCCGCTCCCGCCCGTCGTCACCTGCCAGTTCAACCTGGGCCCCGGCGAGCGCCTCACGGTGGGCGCGACCGAGTTGAGCGCGCCCAGGCCGGGCGAGGACGTCCTCTGCAACACGGTCACCGCCACGGCCTCGGACGCCTGCGGCAAGGTCCGCACCGACAGCACCACCGCCCTCTCCCAGATGTATGGGTGGGCGGATTCACCCGGGGAGTGCGCAGCGGCCTCGCCTCACCCGAGGTGCCCGTGCTCGGACGGCATGACACCGCGCGAACCTTGA
- a CDS encoding TolB family protein, translated as MMMGRSCILGAVLLTAACGVSNPEQEAAEDEVTAKTCLPNCPPPTKIAFASNRGSDPAHPINTYDIFVMGTDGTVLNRLTNDLVMDRRPKLNKARTQVVWQRDYGQTSPYFGDFEIVTANIDGSNMQRLTNWEGEDEQPAFSPDGTRIVFVHCTSRCSLYLMDANGQNLALLATDLQGAGSYITPSFSPDGLKVVFGYEALSTSDIPFRGIYRINVDGTGLVRLNEGPSNWTSFFPVYNAAGTKIAFTASISVQSLYDRDLYSMNADGTGLVALENGPEDDQCPAYSPTADTLVFERLPGGTSSSEIFMRSVNGTLTNLTNTVSADDVEPSWQ; from the coding sequence ATGATGATGGGAAGAAGCTGCATCCTTGGAGCAGTCCTGCTGACGGCCGCGTGTGGTGTCTCCAACCCTGAACAGGAGGCCGCGGAGGACGAGGTCACGGCGAAGACGTGCCTCCCCAACTGCCCACCGCCGACGAAGATCGCCTTCGCGTCGAACCGGGGAAGCGACCCCGCCCACCCCATCAACACCTACGACATCTTCGTGATGGGCACCGACGGCACCGTGTTGAACCGCCTCACGAACGACCTCGTGATGGACCGGCGCCCCAAACTCAACAAGGCGCGCACCCAGGTGGTCTGGCAGCGCGACTACGGCCAGACATCTCCGTACTTTGGCGACTTCGAGATCGTCACCGCCAACATCGACGGCAGCAACATGCAGCGGCTCACGAACTGGGAAGGTGAAGACGAACAGCCCGCCTTCAGCCCCGACGGGACGCGCATCGTCTTCGTCCACTGCACCTCCCGGTGCAGCCTCTACCTGATGGACGCCAACGGCCAGAACCTGGCCCTCCTGGCCACGGACCTGCAAGGCGCCGGCAGCTACATCACGCCGAGCTTCAGCCCCGATGGCCTGAAGGTCGTGTTCGGCTACGAGGCGCTGAGCACGTCGGACATTCCCTTCCGGGGCATCTACCGCATCAACGTGGATGGGACGGGACTGGTGAGGCTGAACGAAGGCCCCTCCAACTGGACCTCGTTCTTCCCGGTCTACAACGCGGCGGGGACGAAGATTGCCTTCACCGCGAGCATCTCGGTGCAGAGCCTGTACGATCGGGACCTCTACTCCATGAACGCGGACGGGACGGGTCTGGTCGCGCTGGAGAACGGGCCGGAGGACGACCAATGCCCGGCCTACAGTCCTACCGCGGATACCCTGGTGTTCGAACGCCTCCCGGGCGGCACGAGCAGTAGCGAAATCTTCATGAGGTCCGTCAACGGCACCCTCACCAACCTGACGAACACCGTGAGCGCGGACGACGTCGAACCGTCCTGGCAGTGA
- a CDS encoding ARPP-2 domain-containing protein, whose protein sequence is MKEGGKSAVRRLPLTGLRLAPSQVWGSIRLVPVLRDDIPGDLRITRRSYDEDAGVVSLQGGLMEPGLHYASYVPHGLVVDWDDKGAAVTPETRLRKPEGKEGKSLKHGPFSSTRVLHRMVHREDKHRLRLLPMHLTMEGFLALYFGGPQVAWSEYSQEALSQGLNPRSEWAYSGWASAAFAEALRIFELHERQVGMLIFQADAMLSCAIVSHPEDYRALHRALLEDFYGDLLVQYGFLGDVPVLGLGVEDARVNSMKDLRAAVERMRTDWADFMGFMAEGVIGAEVVTSPVYEAGPFHLQRFITGLSPAEENHMGEAILRGDGTVEYLKTYRLSAAQTRRAYLLKQLAQGGWSLERTAEQLKTTRDELIVRLRNAGFGYLLKEHVLKAAETRLTRR, encoded by the coding sequence ATGAAGGAGGGCGGCAAGAGCGCGGTGCGGCGGTTGCCGCTCACGGGGCTGCGGCTCGCGCCCTCGCAGGTCTGGGGGAGCATCCGCCTGGTGCCCGTGCTGCGCGACGACATCCCCGGAGACCTGCGCATCACCCGCAGGAGCTACGACGAGGACGCGGGCGTCGTGTCGCTCCAGGGCGGGTTGATGGAGCCCGGGCTCCACTACGCGTCCTACGTCCCCCATGGCCTGGTGGTGGACTGGGACGACAAGGGCGCGGCGGTGACGCCCGAGACCCGGCTGCGCAAGCCCGAGGGCAAGGAGGGAAAGAGCCTCAAGCACGGGCCCTTCTCTTCGACGCGGGTGCTGCACCGCATGGTGCACCGCGAGGACAAGCACCGGCTGCGGCTGCTCCCCATGCACCTGACGATGGAGGGCTTCCTCGCGCTGTACTTCGGCGGGCCGCAGGTGGCGTGGAGCGAGTACTCCCAGGAGGCCCTCTCCCAGGGGCTCAATCCCCGGAGCGAGTGGGCTTATTCGGGTTGGGCCAGCGCGGCCTTCGCGGAGGCGCTGCGCATCTTCGAGCTGCACGAGCGTCAGGTGGGCATGCTCATCTTCCAGGCGGACGCGATGCTCTCCTGCGCCATCGTCTCGCACCCCGAGGACTATCGCGCCCTGCACCGGGCCCTGCTCGAGGACTTCTACGGGGATCTGCTCGTGCAGTACGGCTTCCTTGGAGACGTGCCCGTGCTGGGGCTGGGCGTGGAGGATGCACGGGTGAACTCGATGAAGGACCTGCGGGCCGCCGTCGAGCGCATGCGCACGGACTGGGCGGACTTCATGGGCTTCATGGCCGAGGGCGTCATCGGCGCCGAGGTGGTCACCTCCCCCGTCTACGAGGCCGGTCCCTTCCACCTCCAGCGCTTCATCACGGGCCTGTCGCCCGCGGAGGAGAACCACATGGGTGAGGCCATCCTGCGCGGCGACGGCACGGTGGAGTACCTCAAGACCTACCGGCTCTCGGCGGCGCAGACGCGGCGGGCCTACCTGCTCAAGCAGCTCGCGCAAGGGGGCTGGAGCCTGGAGCGCACCGCCGAGCAGCTCAAGACGACCCGCGACGAGCTCATCGTCCGGCTGCGCAACGCGGGCTTCGGCTACCTGCTCAAGGAACACGTCCTCAAGGCGGCCGAGACCCGGCTCACGCGGCGCTGA
- a CDS encoding winged helix-turn-helix domain-containing protein, giving the protein MPRTFDRRAIQDPSQIRLLSSPVRQELVDTLSALGGEASVADLAEQLGRPADGLYYHLRALCRGGLVREVAPAEGDEKRYRLAGTGDAPLRLAYRAGRSGNLGAVGGFARGLLRVATRDFEQALKLEDVALDGPRRELWTARNKGWLNARDVEEVNRLIERLCELTSQPRAPGREHLMSLSFVLAPIRARAKRRAPSGSR; this is encoded by the coding sequence ATGCCCAGGACGTTCGATCGCCGCGCCATCCAGGATCCGTCACAGATCCGGCTGCTCTCCTCTCCGGTGCGGCAGGAGCTGGTGGACACCCTGTCCGCGCTCGGCGGAGAGGCGAGCGTCGCCGACCTGGCGGAGCAGCTCGGGCGCCCGGCGGACGGGCTCTACTACCACCTGCGGGCGCTCTGCCGCGGCGGGCTGGTCCGCGAGGTAGCGCCCGCCGAAGGAGACGAGAAGCGCTACCGCCTCGCCGGCACCGGCGATGCGCCTCTCCGGCTGGCCTACCGTGCGGGAAGGTCCGGCAATCTCGGGGCCGTGGGAGGTTTTGCCCGGGGCCTCCTGCGCGTCGCGACGCGCGACTTCGAGCAGGCGCTGAAGTTGGAGGACGTGGCCCTCGACGGTCCGCGACGCGAGCTCTGGACCGCACGCAACAAGGGCTGGCTGAACGCCAGGGACGTCGAGGAGGTCAACAGACTCATCGAGCGCCTCTGCGAGCTCACCAGCCAGCCGCGGGCACCCGGCCGCGAGCATTTGATGAGCCTCTCCTTCGTGCTCGCGCCCATCCGCGCTCGCGCGAAGCGGCGGGCTCCGTCCGGAAGCCGCTGA
- a CDS encoding S41 family peptidase produces MFASPLFHTVRRGSLALTAAVLASCASLPTPSAAPETLSPEALRADLRFAMETLERTHPDLAHSIDRSELERIRMEVERTLDHPLTHDEAWAALARLNPAFADGHVLIGPQGWREASRAHLASGGGFFPFEVFLGPDGAPRILSALGGGATAQSGRVLTRINGQDARDVVRGLMSRMHGDTPRFRAALLSQRWWLYYGKLHGTPARFELELDGTEVVRVPASRELPAMLQAEEDFKRLYRFELLEGGDALLTLGSFSWPDKARYFAFTQDAFGRMRAAGTRRLVIDLRANGGGDDDMWKEGILRYVADRPYRAGSTYLKRVQESSRKQGETTGQVVSGEITSLEEPRVDEPLRFAGEVWLLVGPLTYSSAVLFSNVVQDYHFGAVAGVGDAVRVRQSGGTQSVVLPHTGLMLSYPRFVLDRPAGAREPVLLRPEVVLDDDPLHPRAAVDTLLSRPVGARLP; encoded by the coding sequence ATGTTCGCTTCGCCCCTGTTTCACACCGTGCGCCGTGGCTCGCTCGCACTCACCGCCGCCGTCCTCGCTTCCTGTGCCTCGCTCCCCACTCCTTCCGCCGCGCCGGAGACGCTCTCGCCCGAGGCGCTACGCGCGGACCTGCGCTTCGCGATGGAGACCCTCGAGCGCACCCATCCGGACCTGGCGCACTCCATCGACCGGAGCGAACTCGAGCGCATCCGGATGGAGGTCGAACGCACGCTCGACCATCCCCTGACGCATGACGAGGCATGGGCGGCGCTGGCCCGGCTGAACCCGGCCTTCGCGGACGGACATGTGCTGATTGGACCCCAGGGCTGGCGGGAGGCGAGCCGCGCGCACCTGGCTTCCGGGGGCGGCTTCTTCCCGTTCGAGGTGTTCCTCGGGCCGGACGGTGCGCCGAGGATTCTCTCGGCGCTCGGCGGGGGCGCCACGGCGCAGTCCGGCCGGGTCCTCACTCGCATCAACGGACAGGACGCGCGTGATGTCGTGCGGGGGCTGATGTCCCGCATGCACGGAGACACGCCCCGCTTCCGCGCGGCATTGCTCTCGCAGCGGTGGTGGCTCTACTACGGGAAGCTCCACGGCACGCCTGCGCGCTTCGAACTGGAGCTGGACGGGACTGAAGTCGTCCGCGTGCCGGCGAGCCGCGAGCTTCCCGCGATGCTCCAGGCCGAGGAGGACTTCAAGCGGCTCTACCGCTTCGAGCTTCTCGAGGGTGGGGATGCCCTGCTCACGCTGGGCTCGTTCTCCTGGCCGGACAAGGCGCGCTACTTCGCCTTCACCCAGGACGCCTTCGGCAGGATGCGCGCTGCCGGGACGCGACGGCTCGTCATCGACCTGCGCGCCAATGGCGGAGGGGATGACGACATGTGGAAGGAGGGCATCCTCCGTTACGTGGCGGACCGGCCCTATCGCGCGGGTTCGACCTACCTCAAGCGGGTGCAGGAGTCCTCTCGCAAGCAAGGGGAGACCACCGGTCAGGTGGTCTCCGGCGAAATCACCAGCCTCGAGGAACCTCGCGTGGATGAGCCGCTTCGCTTCGCGGGAGAGGTCTGGCTGCTGGTCGGTCCGCTCACCTACTCGTCAGCGGTGCTCTTCAGCAACGTGGTCCAGGACTACCACTTCGGCGCCGTGGCGGGAGTGGGGGACGCGGTACGGGTCCGCCAGTCCGGTGGCACGCAGAGCGTGGTCCTGCCCCACACAGGGCTGATGTTGTCCTATCCCCGGTTCGTGCTGGACCGTCCCGCGGGGGCGCGGGAGCCGGTGCTGCTGCGGCCGGAGGTGGTGCTCGACGATGATCCGCTGCACCCCCGCGCCGCCGTGGACACCCTGCTGTCTCGGCCGGTGGGCGCGCGCCTCCCGTGA